A region of Periophthalmus magnuspinnatus isolate fPerMag1 chromosome 13, fPerMag1.2.pri, whole genome shotgun sequence DNA encodes the following proteins:
- the LOC117379863 gene encoding uncharacterized protein LOC117379863, translating into MSPMFVGIGTGWRPAVRHWTRSSFTGKQLRVCIPPESPNKELVLVIGDSHLRSFVERDVDIRADGPYSFGYICSPGATSDTLETDVRHSTVDQRVSKCVVLATGNDSSTRGQTVERAQKNFQSLLSTTCVVDFPARHVVSVAKQNQFREAYQAAAEAEGLQYVFCVDSFPMKNLRLWAKDGIHLSVPEGMRVLSDLICKAIRELSESTVDSAHPSPKTPAAPCVKPLPKTPDVVVTCPTSRAVRVPSTTPQTDSEGWEFGKKSLQLTATTRNVSLRQVTGLCAIPVSAGRFAVLSAPQKTPATSKNPTTLATKKVSQARTAVPSRSQPKRQMKHAARVGEAASSTSSWQPRVVLKKLETTVAEAPVRPAINTAPTEDQQVQTDAVTVTLRPSTCTEPEVVVEVVKPDVKRPRRTSSPVHREADVQEEPDVKRPRRTPSPVHREADMQVPMKKVCCGKQVPVSRLQRPSPEECKAKVAKKDSCHEKQASVQLQPLQHEDSKAPQFDNIVGSFHQGHTIFHPQSRGKQCMAIALAAIVKHTHVREVHEWSQKDLNMVLLEGDRLYIRKKHRIPGDQSYLGAFDFKKEEKLFGKTFCLKMVTVIGRLLSATNPVEKVCFVTLKTALEEHLATDNACLFTMSGTTCAIIAKNGMYAIVDSHARSKSGMVDGNGSSVVVFFQRISEVYDHIIQLAAGFIDSNVEFELNSVAVTLKDCDCDGVTAEPTLGCPEPHAVTELKSNPNSCVTESTAATDTAGLKACDPGFKTKENLPEVGHKCGRTQMKSPLHKKRYRVDTELKSGSPIVKKAKLHDANDITIVGHEENALQFNPLSEKVCKAICKFLHVEFENCNVKESLCAGDAGVPCHNEKIVADGNCFFRAISQAISGTQKHHRRIRLNAVKHLEKNPEKYHCLLNEEHQHLTVAEYIKLQKMCYVNTWATQTEIQATADCIGVDIYTFYQGKWLRFQNSAKQQSAEGIYLQNHGAHYEHVVCVKQAAVVPYKQKNYKNKAAQVTAETCVSDEYLHECTSECNAPCPLQESRGELWMCKVCHSKIRRGVTPAEWWGNNLQLDSIPLELACLNHLEKHLIALNIPFMKVLALPKGGQNGCHGPIFCVPSSVNHTCSVLPRSNLEGCLLRVKLKRKLSYKGHYEYHFVDTNHLKEALKYLKENNQYYQDIEINEEWVNEFAKEEENQAQDDSNGNAQNSSPEDAQDKTQHEEEKHTEEVSNNNSKQTESPDEEDETLHDRQNHCIYQDSCSMPVDLGQETLDQGFEDIINLAPAEGNNPVRILSDKDNEAKSFPYLFPSGNNTYHTPRQHYLTLARYFNNRILHADGRFAKCVEYIFFAQYMSEVQQVIQQVSIASRKGHTNPAGQKENAPENIESLQDIIKTDEGYRFLRPIRGTPSFWQGAQKDLLAMVRNLGKPTFFCSFSSADLRWGGLLNSILKQEGRTETSESLEYAERCELLRNRPVTAARMFDYRWHLLLNYVLLSSLNPIGKIKDYFYRVEFQQRGSPHVHALFWIEDAPEIGKNTDEEVVKFINKYITCEIPTQDQQLAETVTSVQQHSQRHSKTCKKKNTACRFNFPRPVSERTFITKKQKIPKCPKCQGDTATNSQEQKKDTAECICSQNEQNFMKEEDAMKILTTVKKALLDKDNPITSIQQLFQNVGITQEVWEKALKCVEKRMQIVLQRDVNEIWINPYNPILLKCWNANMDIQYVVDVYACIVYIISYMSKSEREMGLLLKQTHQEATKQGNADAKEAMKKIGQAYLHNRDVSAQEAVYRITQMHLKECSRKVVFIPTGDTIFKLTKPLNELKKSGNNDIWMTGFVDRYKNRPQNDTFDNMCIATFASEYRVLSTSEKKSKNVIKLQNSCGYISKRFRTKPAVVRYARFSETKNPELYYKSLLQLFFPYRHDNDLKPSSFHSFEQFYKEGTVQLGNQTVSVMSIVNSNRSHYDIETEDLEEIKNNLDSNEILEDAWAMLCPEQEAERLEASDELAQSKVDDEDPLPHIPDLGIANKETAHLEKQHNAMTRAEGLDLIRSLNDIQLSIFFKIQKWCVQKVNGNDPEPLHVFITGGAGTGKSHLIRAIQYEANRLFAPMRRHPDNMSVLITAPTGMAAYNLNASTIHSAFSIGTDVTLPYIPLGEEKLNSLRAKYIDVKLVIIDEISMVSHKLLTYIHGRLRQIKQRGDVSPFGNVSLIAVGDFYQLPPVMAKGLYTDNLPLNFWSSFKMAELKTIVRQKDTTFAELLNRLRTRSKGTPMLHEDIHILQSRETGEESSALHIFPTNSQVNEHNFNQLKATCPDYQTIDAQDYHYNRKTGKMESKVTPHSKDNLTSLQKQLFLGVPARVMLCKNIDVEDGLVNGVCGTVTHISETERNGLPEAVYVQFDDINVGTQRRKKYPSTAPALINSTRIQPEEERANSKGGKRRQFPLALAWAVTIHKVQGLTVDNAVVSLKQVFASGQSYVALSRVRSLDGLIIQDFDEKAIYCNDEVKHALEAMPCFLDDNVSQAKQSADVLTLFLMNVQGLVKHVPDLVSSMQHLQPDCIAVTETWLTSQSALHSVDIDGYSFHSRPRSLAYEHSKHPALTTLKSQHHGGVGMYCSNNTNYHFPDVPQFNLECLIYKNVNHQVLVAVVYRPPTYPMSVFKQNLKKLLTWLQAQSQSIVVMGDFNDDILKSSSVCNFMSSYGYVQNVTSPTTERGTLIDHVYVKSEQYEISSEVVPTYFSDHQGIACSLKMKSV; encoded by the exons ATGTCTCCTATGTTTG TGGGGATTGGGACTGGTTGGCGTCCTGCCGTGCGCCACTGGACACGCTCCTCTTTCACCGGGAAACAGCTGAGAGTCTGCATCCCACCTGAATCCCCCAACAAGGAG TTGGTCTTGGTTATCGGGGATTCACATCTCAGATCCTTCGTGGAGAGAGATGTGGACATCAGAGCAGATGGCCCATACTCCTTTGGGTACATTTGCTCCCCTGGTGCTACATCTGACACCCTAGAGACTGACGTACGCCATTCCACTGTTGACCAACGTGTGTCAAAATGTGTGGTGCTGGCTACGGGCAACGACTCTTCCACCAGGGGCCAGACAGTGGAGCGGGCACAGAAGAACTTCCAGAGTCttctgtctaca acaTGTGTGGTGGACTTCCCGGCTCGTCATGTGGTCAGTGTGGCCAAGCAGAACCAGTTTCGTGAAGCATAccaggcagcagcagaggcagaag gGCTGCAGTATGTGTTCTGTGTGGACAGCTTCCCTATGAAGAACTTGCGTCTCTGGGCTAAGGATGGT ATCCACCTCAGTGTACCTGAAGGCATGCGAGTCTTGTCTGACTTGATCTGTAAGGCCATCAGGGAGCTGTCTGAGAGCACCGTGGATTCTGCCCACCCAAGCCCGAAGACACCTGCCGCCCCGTGTGTGAAGCCCCTGCCGAAGACCCCAGATGTGGTTGTGACCTGTCCCACATCCAGAGCAGTCCGAGTCCCATCTACCACTCCACAGACGGACTCTGAGGGCTGGGAATTTGGAAAG aAGAGTCTACAGTTGACTGCCACCACGAGAAATGTTTCCCTGCGACAG GTCACCGGTCTGTGTGCTATTCCCGTGTCTGCTGGCCGCTTCGCTGTTTTGTCTGCACCGCAGAAGACTCCTGCAACCTCAAAGAACCCAACTACCCTGGCAACAAAGAAG GTGAGTCAAGCAAGGACTGCCGTGCCAAGTAGAAGTCAGCCAAAGAGACAG atgaagcATGCAGCCAGAGTTGGGGAAGCAGCGAGCTCAACATCAAGCTGGCAACCTCGAGTTGTGCTGAAAAAG CTGGAGACAACTGTGGCAGAGGCGCCAGTCAGACCTGCTATCAACACAGCACCGACAGAAGATCAGCAG GTGCAGACTGATGCTGTAACAGTGACACTACGTCCATCTACCTGCACAGAGCCTGAAGTGGTCGTGGAAGTG GTGAAGCCTGATGTGAAGAGACCCAGGAGGACCTCCAGTCCTGTTCACAGAGAAGCAGATGTGCAG gaggaGCCTGATGTGAAGAGACCCAGGAGGACCCCTAGTCCTGTTCACAGAGAAGCAGATATGCAG GTACCAATGAAGAAGGTCTGCTGTGGAAAGCAAGTCCCTGTTTCCAGACTGCAGCGGCCGTCACCCGAAGAGTGCAAAGCAAAAGTGGCCAAGAAGGATTCCTGCCATGAAAAACAAGCATCTGTTCAACTACAGCCTCTGCAGCACGAAGACAGCAAAGCTCCTCAGTTTGACAATATTGTTGGGTCATTTCATCAAGGACACACAATATTTCATCCACAAAGTAGAGGAAAGCAGTGCATGGCCATTGCTTTGGCTGCAAttgttaaacacacacacgtgcgGGAGGTGCATGAATGGTCTCAGAAAGATCTAAACATGGTTTTACTGGAAGGTGATCGTCTGTACATAAGGAAGAAGCATCGTATTCCTGGGGATCAGTCTTATTTGGGAGCTTTCGAttttaaaaaggaggagaagcTGTTTGGCAAGACGTTTTGTTTGAAAATGGTCACTGTTATTGGACGCCTGCTTTCAGCCACCAACCCTGTGgaaaaagtatgttttgttACTTTGAAGACAGCTCTGGAAGAACATCTTGCTACTGACAACGCTTGTCTCTTCACCATGTCAGGCACTACATGTGCTATTATCGCTAAAAATGGCATGTATGCTATTGTGGACTCCCATGCACGCAGTAAATCTGGGATGGTAGATGGCAATGGTTcaagtgttgttgtgtttttccagAGAATCAGTGAAGTTTATGACCACATAATCCAACTTGCAGCAGGATTCATTGATTCAAATGTTGAGTTTGAGCTCAATAGCGTGGCAGTGACTTtgaaagactgtgactgtgatGGTGTGACTGCTGAGCCTACTCTGGGCTGTCCTGAACCTCATGCTGTGACTGAACTTAAAAGTAACCCCAATTCCTGTGTTACTGAAAGTACTGCTGCAACTGACACGGCTGGTTTGAAAGCTTGTGATCCTGGATTCAAGACAAAGGAAAATTTACCAGAAGTAGGACACAAATGTGGCAGAACACAAATGAAATCTCCATTGCACAAAAAGCGATACAGGGTTGACACAGAGTTAAAAAGTGGATCTCCAATTGTCAAGAAAGCCAAACTGCATGATGCAAATGACATTACAATCGTTGGTCATGAGGAAAATGCTTTGCAGTTTAATCCTCTTTCTGAAAAAGTGTGCAAGGCAATTTGCAAATTTCTTCATgttgaatttgaaaattgcaatgtTAAAGAGTCCTTATGCGCTGGTGATGCCGGGGTGCCATGTCATAATGAGAAGATTGTTGCCGATGGTAACTGTTTCTTCCGTGCCATTTCTCAAGCCATAAGTGGGACACAGAAACACCATAGAAGAATCAGACTGAACGCAGTGAAGCACTTAGAAAAGAATCCTGAAAAATATCACTGCCTTTTGAATGAAGAACATCAGCATTTGACTGTGGCAGAGTACATCAAACTGCAAAAGATGTGTTATGTCAACACCTGggcaacacaaactgaaattCAAGCCACAGCTGATTGCATTGGAGTTGATATTTACACCTTCTATCAAGGCAAATGGTTAAGATTTCAAAACAGTGCAAAACAACAGTCCGCTGAAGGCATCTACCTACAGAATCACGGAGCTCATTATGAACATGTTGTCTGTGTCAAACAAG CAGCAGTAGTTCCATACAAACAAaagaactacaaaaacaaagcagctcAAGTAACGGCGGAAACATGTGTCTCAGATGAGTATTTGCATGAATGTACCTCTGAGTGCAATGCACCATGTCCATTACAAGAATCAAGAGGTGAGCTTTGGATGTGCAAGGTTTGTCATTCAAAGATCCGAAGAGGTGTAACCCCAGCAGAATGGTGGGGAAACAATTTACAACTGGATTCAATTCCTCTTGAGTTGGCTTGTTTGAAtcatcttgaaaaacatttgattgCTTTAAACATTCCATTTATGAAAGTATTAGCTTTACCAAAGGGTGGTCAAAATGGATGCCACGGACCAATTTTTTGCGTCCCTTCTTCAGTAAAtcatacttgttctgttttgcCTCGGTCAAATCTAGAAGGTTGTCTGTTACGTGTTAAATTAAAGCGCAAGCTATCTTACAAAGGACATTATGAATATCACTTTGTCGACACAAATCACCTGAAAGAAgcacttaaatatttaaaggaaaacaatcaatattatcaagacatagaaataaatgaagaatggGTGAATGAGTTTgctaaagaagaagaaaaccaaGCACAAGACGACTCTAATGGTAATGCACAAAACAGTTCCCCTGAGGATGCCCAAGACAAAACtcaacatgaagaagaaaaacacacagaagaagTCTCCaacaataattcaaaacaaactgagtctcctgatgaagaagatgaaactCTACATGACCGGCAAAACCACTGTATTTATCAAGATTCTTGTTCCATGCCTGTTGATCTTGGTCAAGAAACTCTTGATCAGGGTTTTGAAGATATAATTAATCTGGCACCTGCTGAAGGAAACAATCCTGTGCGTATTTTGTCAGATAAAGATAATGAAGCAAAATCCTTTCCATATCTTTTTCCATCAGGGAACAATACTTATCATACACCCAGACAGCACTACTTGACATTGGCACgatattttaataacagaataTTGCACGCTGATGGAAGGTTTGCAAAGTgcgttgaatacattttttttgcacaatacaTGTCAGAAGTTCAGCAAGTCATTCAGCAAGTGTCAATAGCATCACGCAAaggacacacaaaccctgcaggcCAAAAAGAAAATGCTCCAGAAAACATTGAGTCTTTGCAAGACATCATTAAGACTGATGAAGGATATCGTTTTCTAAGGCCTATAAGAGGTACTCCAAGCTTTTGGCAAGGTGCACAAAAGGATTTACTTGCCATGGTGCGGAATCTGGGAAAACCCACTTTCTTTTGCAGTTTTTCGTCTGCAGACTTGCGCTGGGGAGGGCTTTTAAATTCAATTTTGAAGCAAGAGGGGAGAACTGAAACTTCTGAGAGTTTGGAGTATGCTGAAAGGTGTGAACTGTTACGTAATCGCCCTGTCACTGCAGCACGCATGTTTGACTACAGGTGGCATCTCTTGTTGAATTACGTGTTACTATCTTCATTGAATCCAATTGGAAAAATTAAAGATTACTTTTATCGTGTAGAATTTCAACAACGTGGATCACCCCACGTACACGCTTTATTTTGGATTGAGGATGCTCCTGAGATtggaaaaaacacagatgaagAAGTGGTGAAATTCATCAACAAGTACATAACATGTGAAATACCCACACAAGATCAGCAATTAGCTGAAACTGTTACCTCCGTGCAGCAACATTCTCAACGGCATTCGAAAACATGTAAGAAAAAGAATACAGCCTGCCGGTTCAATTTCCCACGCCCTGTATCTGAACGTACTTTCAtcaccaaaaaacagaaaataccaaAGTGCCCAAAGTGCCAAGGTGACACTGCAACAAACAgccaagaacaaaaaaaagacactgCTGAATGCATATGCTCTCAGAATGAACAGAACTTTATGAAAGAAGAGGATGCAATGAAAATACTGACAACTGTTAAAAAAGCACTTCTGGATAAAGACAATCCCATTACAAGTATCCAGCaactgtttcaaaatgttgGCATTACGCAGGAAGTATGGGAGAAAGCacttaaatgtgttgaaaaacGCATGCAAATTGTCCTGCAAAGAGATGTCAATGAAATTTGGATTAATCCATATAATCcaattttgttgaaatgttggaATGCCAACATGGACATCCAATATGTGGTTGATGTATATGCTTGTATCGTTTATATTATAAGCTATATGTCCAAatctgagagagagatggggctgttgttgaaacaaacacaccaagAGGCAACAAAACAGGGAAACGCTGATGCCAAAGAAGCTATGAAGAAGATTGGCCAAGCCTACCTCCATAACCGTGATGTGTCTGCACAAGAAGCTGTGTACAGAATCACTCAAATGCACCTCAAAGAATGTTCAAGGAAAGTTGTGTTTATCCCCACAGGTGACACAATTTTCAAACTCACCAAACCACTAAATGAGCTGAAAAAGTCAGGAAACAATGACATTTGGATGACTGGATTTGTGGATCGATATAAGAACAGACCGCAGAATGACACTTTTGATAATATGTGTATAGCCACATTTGCTTCAGAGTATCGTGTGTTAAGTACATCAGAAAAGAAatccaaaaatgtgattaagTTACAGAATTCATGTGGCTATATTTCAAAACGTTTTAGAACCAAACCTGCTGTTGTGCGCTATGCACGGTTTTCAGAAACAAAGAATCCTGAGCTATATTACAAAAGTCtgttacagctgttttttcCTTATCGTCATGATAACGACCTCAAACCTTCATCATTTcattcttttgaacagttctacAAAGAGGGCACAGTGCAGCTTGGCAACCAGACCGTTTCAGTGATGTCAATTGTGAATTCAAACAGATCTCACTATGACATTGAAACTGAAGATTTGGAAGAGATAAAAAATAACCTGGACtctaatgaaatattagaggATGCTTGGGCCATGCTTTGTCCTGAGCAAGAAGCAGAACGTTTGGAAGCCAGTGATGAGCTTGCACAGAGTAAAGTGGATGATGAAGACCCCTTGCCCCATATTCCAGATTTGGGGATAGCTAACAAAGAAACTGCTCatttagaaaaacaacacaatgcgATGACTCGAGCTGAAGGTTTGGATTTAATTCGATCTTTAAATGACATCCAGCTgtctatttttttcaaaatacaaaagtggTGCGTACAAAAAGTCAATGGAAATGATCCAGAACCTTTACATGTGTTCATCACTGGTGGCGCTGGCACAGGGAAAAGCCACTTGATTCGGGCCATTCAGTACGAAGCCAATCGTCTATTTGCTCCAATGCGGCGCCACCCAGACAACATGAGTGTTTTAATAACAGCACCCACTGGTATGGCAGCATACAATCTAAATGCATCTACAATTCACAGTGCATTTAGCATTGGAACAGATGTGACACTTCCCTACATACCATTAGGTGAAGAAAAACTCAATTCTCTCCGTGCCAAATATATTGATGTGAAGTTAGTAATCATTGATGAAATATCAATGGTTTCTCATAAACTGCTCACGTATATACATGGACGGCTGAGGCAAATCAAGCAAAGAGGTGATGTTTCCCCTTTTGGAAATGTCAGCCTTATAGCAGTTGGTGATTTCTATCAGTTACCTCCAGTTATGGCAAAAGGTTTGTACACTGACAATCTACCTCTGAACTTTTGGTCaagtttcaaaatggctgaactGAAAACAATTGTCAGACAGAAGGATACCACATTTGCAGAATTACTGAACAGATTAAGAACACGATCGAAAGGGACACCCATGCTTCATGAAGACATCCACATTCTACAAAGTCGTGAAACTGGAGAGGAGTCTTCTGCTCTACATATTTTTCCAACAAATTCACAGGTAAATGAACATAACTTTAACCAGCTCAAAGCCACTTGTCCTGACTATCAAACAATAGATGCACAGGACTATCACTACAACaggaaaactggaaaaatggAAAGCAAAGTCACACCTCACAGTAAAGACAACCTCACCAGTCTGCAGAAACAGCTATTTTTGGGTGTTCCTGCCAGAGTTATGCTGTGTAAAAACATTGATGTGGAAGATGGATTGGTCAATGGAGTCTGTGGAACTGTAACACATATTAgtgaaacagaaagaaatggaCTTCCTGAAGCTGTGTATGTTCAGTTTGATGACATCAATGTTGGCACACAGAGACGAAAGAAGTACCCATCCACTGCACCTGCTTTAATAAACTCCACGCGGATACagccagaggaggaaagggCTAACAGCAAAGGGGGAAAACGTCGTCAGTTTCCTCTTGCACTTGCCTGGGCTGTTACAATCCACAAAGTACAAGGCCTGACTGTTGACAATGCTGTGGTGTCGCTAAAGCAAGTGTTTGCCTCAGGACAATCTTATGTGGCTCTAAGTCGTGTAAGAAGTCTAGATGGCCTTATTATCCAGGACTTTGATGAAAAGGCTATTTATTGTAATGATGAGGTAAAACATGCATTGGAAGCTATGCCATGCTTCTTGGATGACAATGTGTCACAAGCCAAACAGTCAGCTGATGTGTTaaccttgtttttgatgaatgttCAGGGTTTAGTAAAACATGTACCTGATTTGGTGTCATCCATGCAGCATTTACAGCCTGACTGTATAGCTGTGACAGAAACATGGTTAACATCTCAGTCTGCGCTTCATAGTGTTGACATAGACGGTTACAGTTTCCACAGCCGTCCACGAAGTCTGGCATACGAACACAGCAAGCATCCAGCTCTTACTACACTCAAAAGTCAACATCATGGTGGAGTGGGCATGTATTGCTCCAACAACACTAACTATCACTTTCCTGATGTACCCCAATTTAATTTGGAGTgcttaatttacaaaaatgtaaatcatcaGGTTTTAGTTGCTGTTGTGTATCGTCCACCAACATATCccatgtctgtgttcaagcagAATTTGAAAAAACTCCTAACCTGGCTACAGGCACAAAGTCAGTCAATTGTGGTTATGGGAGATTTCAATGACGACATATTGAAATCATCGTCAGTGTGCAATTTCATGAGCAGTTACGGATATGTTCAGAATGTCACGTCTCCAACTACAGAACGAGGCACTTTGATTGATCATGTCTATGTCAAATCTGAACAATATGAGATTTCATCAGAAGTTGTTCCAACATATTTCAGTGATCATCAGGGCATAGCCTGCTCTCTTAAGATGAAGTCTGTTTAG